One region of Drosophila subobscura isolate 14011-0131.10 chromosome J, UCBerk_Dsub_1.0, whole genome shotgun sequence genomic DNA includes:
- the LOC117894448 gene encoding protein LSM14 homolog B-A isoform X4: MSGGLPELGSKISLISKADIRYEGRLYTVDPQECTIALSSVRSFGTEDRDTQFQIAPQSQIYDYILFRGSDIKDIRVVNNHTLPHHNDPAIMQAQLQNGPPQVMPQHFPMPNSMNAPPQQQQQQHGAPSMGGSSGGPAPGGQGGSYGNGNPFGNLGAPNLGMVGNSGGGSLAPGAGAPGGGPFMHIGGNQQQQQPKPQQQQKQSNMLAGASRSTTPISLIVSPTAELTQQQQLHQQQQSVAQGMRDGMARDAGHKRQNHQQQQQQSQQQQRGGPNNMQPQQQQQQRNSNDFYHQQRDRRDSGRQMDNNYSNNYNNNQRNRGGGNGMQQQQRGGGGGGAGGAGGNGNGGQNAWNMHRGGPQNANNMNNMSRNRGMGSRGPMRPNQGYRPNSANQNKPRNKIKFEGDFDFEQANNKFEELRTQLAKLKVADEAANKSATAATDPTATAAAAATATTVAPTTEPQLNGETDKKDDSGNETGAGEHEPEDEDVHVGYDKTKSFFDNISCEAAQDRKGKKNDWRQERKLNTETFGVGSTRRGSYRGRNHYYNNNNGMGGGAGAGSGMNSGYGGAPGYNRNNYRMGGGGNYRNRSNNRNNNGNRGQQQQQLNPIPNGNVSAAAAIKAANNAAAAAAGGAGANNVDATATAAATKSAASLMPEQKQQVAAVCK, encoded by the exons ATGAGTGGGGGATTGCCGGAGTTGGGCTCGAAAATCAGCCTGATTTCGAAGGCGGACATCAGGTATGAGGGCCGCTTGTACACGGTGGATCCGCAGGAGTGCACCATAGCTCTCTCCAGTG TGCGATCCTTTGGCACAGAGGATCGGGACACACAGTTCCAGATAGCGCCGCAGTCGCAGATCTACGACTACATTCTCTTCCGCGGCTCGGACATTAAGGATATTCGCGTCGTCAACAATCATACGCTGCCGCACCACAATGATCCGGCGATTATGCAAGCCCAGCTGCAGAATGGCCCACCCCAAGTCATGCCTCAGCACTTTCCCATGCCGAATTCCATGAACGCACcgcctcaacagcagcagcagcaacatggcGCCCCGTCCATGGGTGGATCCAGCGGGGGTCCAGCTCCCGGTGGCCAAGGCGGCAGCTATGGCAACGGCAATCCATTCGGCAACCTGGGTGCTCCCAACCTAGGAATGGTTGGCAACTCTGGTGGCGGCTCTTTGGCGCCCGGTGCTGGAGCACCAGGCGGAGGACCCTTCATGCACATCGGCGGcaatcaacaacagcagcagccaaagccccagcagcagcagaagcaatcAA ACATGCTTGCCGGCGCCTCACGATCGACGACGCCTATCAGCCTGATTGTCAGCCCAACGGCGGAGctgacccagcagcagcagttgcatcagcagcagcagagcgtcGCCCAGGGTATGCGGGATGGTATGGCGCGCGATGCTGGTCATAAGCGTCAGAaccatcagcaacagcagcagcagtcccagcagcagcagcgtggtgGACCCAACAATatgcagccccagcagcaacagcagcagcgaaacagCAACGACTTTTACCACCAGCAGCGGGATCGTCGCGATTCTGGCAGGCAAATggacaacaactacagcaacaattacaataacaATCAACGCAACCGCGGGGGCGGTAacggcatgcagcagcaacagcgtggaggcggcggcggtggtgctggCGGTGCAGGAGGTAACGGGAATGGTGGCCAAAACGCTTGGAATATGCATCGCGGCGGTCCACAGAACGCCAACAACATGAACAATATGTCTCGCAATCGCGGCATGGGCTCCCGAGGTCCAATGCGACCCAATCAG GGTTATCGTCCGAATTCGGCCAACCAGAACAAGCCTCGCAACAAGATCAAGTTTGAGGGTGACTTTGATTTCGAGCAGGCCAACAATAAATTCGAAGAGCTGCGCACACAGCTGGCCAAGCTCAAGGTGGCCGATGAGGCAGCCAACAAGTCGGCAACAGCCGCCACAgatccaacagcaacagcagcagcggcagcaacagcaacaactgttGCTCCCACCACTGAACCACAG TTGAATGGTGAGACCGATAAGAAGGATGATTCTGGCAATGAGACCGGCGCTGGTGAGCATGAGcccgaggatgaggatgttCATGTGGGCTACGACAAGACCAAGTCATTCTTTGATAACATCTCTTGCGAGGCTGCACAGGATCGCAAGGGCAAGAAGAATGATTGGCGCCAGGAGCGCAAATTGAATACGGAGACATTTGGCGTTGGATCCACACGTCGCGGCAG CTATCGCGGACGCAACCATTactacaacaataacaatggTATGGGCggaggtgctggtgctggtagCGGCATGAACTCTGGCTATGGCGGTGCGCCCGGCTATAATAGGAACAACTATCGCATGGGTGGTGGCGGCAACTACCGGAACCGCAGCAACAATCgaaacaacaacggcaaccggggccagcagcagcagcagctcaatcCCATTCCCAATGGCAATGTGAGTGCAGCCGCAGCGATCAAGGCAGCcaacaatgcagcagcagcagcagcaggaggcgctGGTGCCAACAATGTGGATGCCACTGCAACAGCCGCAGCGACGAAGTCAGCAGCGTCCCTCATGccagagcaaaagcaacaagtgGCGGCAGTCTGTAAGTGA
- the LOC117894448 gene encoding protein LSM14 homolog B-A isoform X1 — protein MSGGLPELGSKISLISKADIRYEGRLYTVDPQECTIALSSVRSFGTEDRDTQFQIAPQSQIYDYILFRGSDIKDIRVVNNHTLPHHNDPAIMQAQLQNGPPQVMPQHFPMPNSMNAPPQQQQQQHGAPSMGGSSGGPAPGGQGGSYGNGNPFGNLGAPNLGMVGNSGGGSLAPGAGAPGGGPFMHIGGNQQQQQPKPQQQQKQSISVLDMLAGASRSTTPISLIVSPTAELTQQQQLHQQQQSVAQGMRDGMARDAGHKRQNHQQQQQQSQQQQRGGPNNMQPQQQQQQRNSNDFYHQQRDRRDSGRQMDNNYSNNYNNNQRNRGGGNGMQQQQRGGGGGGAGGAGGNGNGGQNAWNMHRGGPQNANNMNNMSRNRGMGSRGPMRPNQGYRPNSANQNKPRNKIKFEGDFDFEQANNKFEELRTQLAKLKVADEAANKSATAATDPTATAAAAATATTVAPTTEPQLNGETDKKDDSGNETGAGEHEPEDEDVHVGYDKTKSFFDNISCEAAQDRKGKKNDWRQERKLNTETFGVGSTRRGSYRGRNHYYNNNNGMGGGAGAGSGMNSGYGGAPGYNRNNYRMGGGGNYRNRSNNRNNNGNRGQQQQQLNPIPNGNVSAAAAIKAANNAAAAAAGGAGANNVDATATAAATKSAASLMPEQKQQVAAVSQ, from the exons ATGAGTGGGGGATTGCCGGAGTTGGGCTCGAAAATCAGCCTGATTTCGAAGGCGGACATCAGGTATGAGGGCCGCTTGTACACGGTGGATCCGCAGGAGTGCACCATAGCTCTCTCCAGTG TGCGATCCTTTGGCACAGAGGATCGGGACACACAGTTCCAGATAGCGCCGCAGTCGCAGATCTACGACTACATTCTCTTCCGCGGCTCGGACATTAAGGATATTCGCGTCGTCAACAATCATACGCTGCCGCACCACAATGATCCGGCGATTATGCAAGCCCAGCTGCAGAATGGCCCACCCCAAGTCATGCCTCAGCACTTTCCCATGCCGAATTCCATGAACGCACcgcctcaacagcagcagcagcaacatggcGCCCCGTCCATGGGTGGATCCAGCGGGGGTCCAGCTCCCGGTGGCCAAGGCGGCAGCTATGGCAACGGCAATCCATTCGGCAACCTGGGTGCTCCCAACCTAGGAATGGTTGGCAACTCTGGTGGCGGCTCTTTGGCGCCCGGTGCTGGAGCACCAGGCGGAGGACCCTTCATGCACATCGGCGGcaatcaacaacagcagcagccaaagccccagcagcagcagaagcaatcAA TTTCCGTTTTAGACATGCTTGCCGGCGCCTCACGATCGACGACGCCTATCAGCCTGATTGTCAGCCCAACGGCGGAGctgacccagcagcagcagttgcatcagcagcagcagagcgtcGCCCAGGGTATGCGGGATGGTATGGCGCGCGATGCTGGTCATAAGCGTCAGAaccatcagcaacagcagcagcagtcccagcagcagcagcgtggtgGACCCAACAATatgcagccccagcagcaacagcagcagcgaaacagCAACGACTTTTACCACCAGCAGCGGGATCGTCGCGATTCTGGCAGGCAAATggacaacaactacagcaacaattacaataacaATCAACGCAACCGCGGGGGCGGTAacggcatgcagcagcaacagcgtggaggcggcggcggtggtgctggCGGTGCAGGAGGTAACGGGAATGGTGGCCAAAACGCTTGGAATATGCATCGCGGCGGTCCACAGAACGCCAACAACATGAACAATATGTCTCGCAATCGCGGCATGGGCTCCCGAGGTCCAATGCGACCCAATCAG GGTTATCGTCCGAATTCGGCCAACCAGAACAAGCCTCGCAACAAGATCAAGTTTGAGGGTGACTTTGATTTCGAGCAGGCCAACAATAAATTCGAAGAGCTGCGCACACAGCTGGCCAAGCTCAAGGTGGCCGATGAGGCAGCCAACAAGTCGGCAACAGCCGCCACAgatccaacagcaacagcagcagcggcagcaacagcaacaactgttGCTCCCACCACTGAACCACAG TTGAATGGTGAGACCGATAAGAAGGATGATTCTGGCAATGAGACCGGCGCTGGTGAGCATGAGcccgaggatgaggatgttCATGTGGGCTACGACAAGACCAAGTCATTCTTTGATAACATCTCTTGCGAGGCTGCACAGGATCGCAAGGGCAAGAAGAATGATTGGCGCCAGGAGCGCAAATTGAATACGGAGACATTTGGCGTTGGATCCACACGTCGCGGCAG CTATCGCGGACGCAACCATTactacaacaataacaatggTATGGGCggaggtgctggtgctggtagCGGCATGAACTCTGGCTATGGCGGTGCGCCCGGCTATAATAGGAACAACTATCGCATGGGTGGTGGCGGCAACTACCGGAACCGCAGCAACAATCgaaacaacaacggcaaccggggccagcagcagcagcagctcaatcCCATTCCCAATGGCAATGTGAGTGCAGCCGCAGCGATCAAGGCAGCcaacaatgcagcagcagcagcagcaggaggcgctGGTGCCAACAATGTGGATGCCACTGCAACAGCCGCAGCGACGAAGTCAGCAGCGTCCCTCATGccagagcaaaagcaacaagtgGCGGCAGTCT CACAATAA
- the LOC117894448 gene encoding protein LSM14 homolog B-A isoform X3, translated as MSGGLPELGSKISLISKADIRYEGRLYTVDPQECTIALSSVRSFGTEDRDTQFQIAPQSQIYDYILFRGSDIKDIRVVNNHTLPHHNDPAIMQAQLQNGPPQVMPQHFPMPNSMNAPPQQQQQQHGAPSMGGSSGGPAPGGQGGSYGNGNPFGNLGAPNLGMVGNSGGGSLAPGAGAPGGGPFMHIGGNQQQQQPKPQQQQKQSNMLAGASRSTTPISLIVSPTAELTQQQQLHQQQQSVAQGMRDGMARDAGHKRQNHQQQQQQSQQQQRGGPNNMQPQQQQQQRNSNDFYHQQRDRRDSGRQMDNNYSNNYNNNQRNRGGGNGMQQQQRGGGGGGAGGAGGNGNGGQNAWNMHRGGPQNANNMNNMSRNRGMGSRGPMRPNQGYRPNSANQNKPRNKIKFEGDFDFEQANNKFEELRTQLAKLKVADEAANKSATAATDPTATAAAAATATTVAPTTEPQLNGETDKKDDSGNETGAGEHEPEDEDVHVGYDKTKSFFDNISCEAAQDRKGKKNDWRQERKLNTETFGVGSTRRGSYRGRNHYYNNNNGMGGGAGAGSGMNSGYGGAPGYNRNNYRMGGGGNYRNRSNNRNNNGNRGQQQQQLNPIPNGNVSAAAAIKAANNAAAAAAGGAGANNVDATATAAATKSAASLMPEQKQQVAAVSQ; from the exons ATGAGTGGGGGATTGCCGGAGTTGGGCTCGAAAATCAGCCTGATTTCGAAGGCGGACATCAGGTATGAGGGCCGCTTGTACACGGTGGATCCGCAGGAGTGCACCATAGCTCTCTCCAGTG TGCGATCCTTTGGCACAGAGGATCGGGACACACAGTTCCAGATAGCGCCGCAGTCGCAGATCTACGACTACATTCTCTTCCGCGGCTCGGACATTAAGGATATTCGCGTCGTCAACAATCATACGCTGCCGCACCACAATGATCCGGCGATTATGCAAGCCCAGCTGCAGAATGGCCCACCCCAAGTCATGCCTCAGCACTTTCCCATGCCGAATTCCATGAACGCACcgcctcaacagcagcagcagcaacatggcGCCCCGTCCATGGGTGGATCCAGCGGGGGTCCAGCTCCCGGTGGCCAAGGCGGCAGCTATGGCAACGGCAATCCATTCGGCAACCTGGGTGCTCCCAACCTAGGAATGGTTGGCAACTCTGGTGGCGGCTCTTTGGCGCCCGGTGCTGGAGCACCAGGCGGAGGACCCTTCATGCACATCGGCGGcaatcaacaacagcagcagccaaagccccagcagcagcagaagcaatcAA ACATGCTTGCCGGCGCCTCACGATCGACGACGCCTATCAGCCTGATTGTCAGCCCAACGGCGGAGctgacccagcagcagcagttgcatcagcagcagcagagcgtcGCCCAGGGTATGCGGGATGGTATGGCGCGCGATGCTGGTCATAAGCGTCAGAaccatcagcaacagcagcagcagtcccagcagcagcagcgtggtgGACCCAACAATatgcagccccagcagcaacagcagcagcgaaacagCAACGACTTTTACCACCAGCAGCGGGATCGTCGCGATTCTGGCAGGCAAATggacaacaactacagcaacaattacaataacaATCAACGCAACCGCGGGGGCGGTAacggcatgcagcagcaacagcgtggaggcggcggcggtggtgctggCGGTGCAGGAGGTAACGGGAATGGTGGCCAAAACGCTTGGAATATGCATCGCGGCGGTCCACAGAACGCCAACAACATGAACAATATGTCTCGCAATCGCGGCATGGGCTCCCGAGGTCCAATGCGACCCAATCAG GGTTATCGTCCGAATTCGGCCAACCAGAACAAGCCTCGCAACAAGATCAAGTTTGAGGGTGACTTTGATTTCGAGCAGGCCAACAATAAATTCGAAGAGCTGCGCACACAGCTGGCCAAGCTCAAGGTGGCCGATGAGGCAGCCAACAAGTCGGCAACAGCCGCCACAgatccaacagcaacagcagcagcggcagcaacagcaacaactgttGCTCCCACCACTGAACCACAG TTGAATGGTGAGACCGATAAGAAGGATGATTCTGGCAATGAGACCGGCGCTGGTGAGCATGAGcccgaggatgaggatgttCATGTGGGCTACGACAAGACCAAGTCATTCTTTGATAACATCTCTTGCGAGGCTGCACAGGATCGCAAGGGCAAGAAGAATGATTGGCGCCAGGAGCGCAAATTGAATACGGAGACATTTGGCGTTGGATCCACACGTCGCGGCAG CTATCGCGGACGCAACCATTactacaacaataacaatggTATGGGCggaggtgctggtgctggtagCGGCATGAACTCTGGCTATGGCGGTGCGCCCGGCTATAATAGGAACAACTATCGCATGGGTGGTGGCGGCAACTACCGGAACCGCAGCAACAATCgaaacaacaacggcaaccggggccagcagcagcagcagctcaatcCCATTCCCAATGGCAATGTGAGTGCAGCCGCAGCGATCAAGGCAGCcaacaatgcagcagcagcagcagcaggaggcgctGGTGCCAACAATGTGGATGCCACTGCAACAGCCGCAGCGACGAAGTCAGCAGCGTCCCTCATGccagagcaaaagcaacaagtgGCGGCAGTCT CACAATAA
- the LOC117894448 gene encoding protein LSM14 homolog B-A isoform X2 → MSGGLPELGSKISLISKADIRYEGRLYTVDPQECTIALSSVRSFGTEDRDTQFQIAPQSQIYDYILFRGSDIKDIRVVNNHTLPHHNDPAIMQAQLQNGPPQVMPQHFPMPNSMNAPPQQQQQQHGAPSMGGSSGGPAPGGQGGSYGNGNPFGNLGAPNLGMVGNSGGGSLAPGAGAPGGGPFMHIGGNQQQQQPKPQQQQKQSISVLDMLAGASRSTTPISLIVSPTAELTQQQQLHQQQQSVAQGMRDGMARDAGHKRQNHQQQQQQSQQQQRGGPNNMQPQQQQQQRNSNDFYHQQRDRRDSGRQMDNNYSNNYNNNQRNRGGGNGMQQQQRGGGGGGAGGAGGNGNGGQNAWNMHRGGPQNANNMNNMSRNRGMGSRGPMRPNQGYRPNSANQNKPRNKIKFEGDFDFEQANNKFEELRTQLAKLKVADEAANKSATAATDPTATAAAAATATTVAPTTEPQLNGETDKKDDSGNETGAGEHEPEDEDVHVGYDKTKSFFDNISCEAAQDRKGKKNDWRQERKLNTETFGVGSTRRGSYRGRNHYYNNNNGMGGGAGAGSGMNSGYGGAPGYNRNNYRMGGGGNYRNRSNNRNNNGNRGQQQQQLNPIPNGNVSAAAAIKAANNAAAAAAGGAGANNVDATATAAATKSAASLMPEQKQQVAAVCK, encoded by the exons ATGAGTGGGGGATTGCCGGAGTTGGGCTCGAAAATCAGCCTGATTTCGAAGGCGGACATCAGGTATGAGGGCCGCTTGTACACGGTGGATCCGCAGGAGTGCACCATAGCTCTCTCCAGTG TGCGATCCTTTGGCACAGAGGATCGGGACACACAGTTCCAGATAGCGCCGCAGTCGCAGATCTACGACTACATTCTCTTCCGCGGCTCGGACATTAAGGATATTCGCGTCGTCAACAATCATACGCTGCCGCACCACAATGATCCGGCGATTATGCAAGCCCAGCTGCAGAATGGCCCACCCCAAGTCATGCCTCAGCACTTTCCCATGCCGAATTCCATGAACGCACcgcctcaacagcagcagcagcaacatggcGCCCCGTCCATGGGTGGATCCAGCGGGGGTCCAGCTCCCGGTGGCCAAGGCGGCAGCTATGGCAACGGCAATCCATTCGGCAACCTGGGTGCTCCCAACCTAGGAATGGTTGGCAACTCTGGTGGCGGCTCTTTGGCGCCCGGTGCTGGAGCACCAGGCGGAGGACCCTTCATGCACATCGGCGGcaatcaacaacagcagcagccaaagccccagcagcagcagaagcaatcAA TTTCCGTTTTAGACATGCTTGCCGGCGCCTCACGATCGACGACGCCTATCAGCCTGATTGTCAGCCCAACGGCGGAGctgacccagcagcagcagttgcatcagcagcagcagagcgtcGCCCAGGGTATGCGGGATGGTATGGCGCGCGATGCTGGTCATAAGCGTCAGAaccatcagcaacagcagcagcagtcccagcagcagcagcgtggtgGACCCAACAATatgcagccccagcagcaacagcagcagcgaaacagCAACGACTTTTACCACCAGCAGCGGGATCGTCGCGATTCTGGCAGGCAAATggacaacaactacagcaacaattacaataacaATCAACGCAACCGCGGGGGCGGTAacggcatgcagcagcaacagcgtggaggcggcggcggtggtgctggCGGTGCAGGAGGTAACGGGAATGGTGGCCAAAACGCTTGGAATATGCATCGCGGCGGTCCACAGAACGCCAACAACATGAACAATATGTCTCGCAATCGCGGCATGGGCTCCCGAGGTCCAATGCGACCCAATCAG GGTTATCGTCCGAATTCGGCCAACCAGAACAAGCCTCGCAACAAGATCAAGTTTGAGGGTGACTTTGATTTCGAGCAGGCCAACAATAAATTCGAAGAGCTGCGCACACAGCTGGCCAAGCTCAAGGTGGCCGATGAGGCAGCCAACAAGTCGGCAACAGCCGCCACAgatccaacagcaacagcagcagcggcagcaacagcaacaactgttGCTCCCACCACTGAACCACAG TTGAATGGTGAGACCGATAAGAAGGATGATTCTGGCAATGAGACCGGCGCTGGTGAGCATGAGcccgaggatgaggatgttCATGTGGGCTACGACAAGACCAAGTCATTCTTTGATAACATCTCTTGCGAGGCTGCACAGGATCGCAAGGGCAAGAAGAATGATTGGCGCCAGGAGCGCAAATTGAATACGGAGACATTTGGCGTTGGATCCACACGTCGCGGCAG CTATCGCGGACGCAACCATTactacaacaataacaatggTATGGGCggaggtgctggtgctggtagCGGCATGAACTCTGGCTATGGCGGTGCGCCCGGCTATAATAGGAACAACTATCGCATGGGTGGTGGCGGCAACTACCGGAACCGCAGCAACAATCgaaacaacaacggcaaccggggccagcagcagcagcagctcaatcCCATTCCCAATGGCAATGTGAGTGCAGCCGCAGCGATCAAGGCAGCcaacaatgcagcagcagcagcagcaggaggcgctGGTGCCAACAATGTGGATGCCACTGCAACAGCCGCAGCGACGAAGTCAGCAGCGTCCCTCATGccagagcaaaagcaacaagtgGCGGCAGTCTGTAAGTGA
- the LOC117894445 gene encoding histone acetyltransferase KAT2A, whose protein sequence is MSGGPSVTLKSQPIDGSNSGNAAAQQQQQSANGAASSANQGQVSNNNGSAGVSGGAGTPAQEGTRQNSLQRIQQRKQKVFNLPVPQKLAKLSMYSACQAEGCRCTGWKTPQENRHRDVESSYCPEFNEECRNSSCRHSLRTHIAHLDNISSSSMDELLGAIIDMENLFMSMQRVEDEDTKKVYLYLFRLLRQCVLTRQQAVIRGPLGDPPFESPCITKAVLSLVFYKYQHLNPTELQTMTEVAKTFLNFLNHYNFESPSTRRGDLTHEDASNYKINYTRWLVFCHVPAFCNSLRQFETSLVFGRTLLRTVFQYMSQQLKKKCISERDRFPEDKRSIITQMPKFLEALRAELMKDDSPIWDPNYRPPNSFVIQQRKRNQEASAPPAPGGGAAAIGGNKRSSVGEPLHKRPKKETIERPISENLDDLPTDVVMRAMKSVSESKTTNKAEILFPVNVSRDENVKAEEQKRAIEFHVVGNSLTKPVDKQTVLWLLGLQLVFAYQLPEMPREYISQLVFDTKHKTLALIKESQPIGGICFRPFPSQGFTEIVFCAVTMAEQVKGYGTHLMNHLKDYSIQRGIKHLLTFADCDAIGYFKKQGFSKDIKLARPVYAGYIKEYDSATLMHCELHPTIVNTQFIAVIRNQSEILKELIAQRHNEVQKVRTGLTCFKEGVRSIPVESIPGLMEIGWKPQMRPARSARPLEESSDPEKLATSFASVLQSVRQHTTAWPFLRPVTAAEVPDYYDHIKYPMDLKTMGERLKKGYYQTRRLFMADMARIFSNCRFYNSPDTEYYRCANSLERYFQTKLRELGLWDK, encoded by the exons ATGTCTGGTGGTCCCTCAGTAACGCTAAAAAGTCAACCAATTGATGGGAGCAACAGTGGGAATGCtgcggcgcagcagcagcagcagtctgcGAATGGCGCAGCGTCTTCGGCGAACCAGGGCCAagtcagcaacaacaatggaagCGCTGGGGTAAGCGGTGGTGCGGGAACGCCCGCACAAGAGGGCACACGCCAGAACAGCTTGCAGCGCATCCAGCAGCGCAAGCAAAAAGTATTCAACCTGCCCGTGCCCCAGAAGCTGGCCAAGCTGTCGATGTACTCGGCCTGCCAGGCTGAAGGCTGCCGTTGCACTGGATGGAAGACCCCGCAGGAGAACAGGCATCGTGATGTGGAGTCGTCCTACTGTCCCGAGTTCAACGAGGAGTGTCGCAACTCCAGCTGCCGCCACTCGCTGCGTACGCACATCGCCCACTTGGATAATatttccagctccagcatggACGAGCTGCTGGGCGCGATTATTGATATGGAAAATCTGTTCATGTCCATGCAGCGGGTGGAGGATGAGGATACCAAGAAGGTATACTTGTACCTGTTCCGCCTTTTGCGTCAGTGTGTGCTGACGCGTCAGCAAGCTGTCATTCGTGGCCCCCTGGGTGATCCCCCATTCGAGTCGCCCTGCATCACAAAGGCAGTCTTGTCGCTGGTCTTCTACAAGTACCAGCACCTTAACCCGACTGAGCTTCAAACTATGACTGAGGTGGCGAAGACGTTTCTAAACTTTCTCAACCACTACAATTTCGAGTCGCCGTCGACGCGGCGCGGCGACCTAACCCACGAGGATGCTTCCAACTATAAGATTAACTACACCCGTTGGCTCGTCTTCTGTCACGTTCCTGCCTTTTGCAATTCCCTGCGCCAGTTTGAGACCTCGCTGGTCTTTGGGCGCACCCTGCTGCGCACCGTGTTCCAGTACATGTcgcagcagctgaagaagaAGTGCATTTCGGAGCGTGATCGCTTTCCCGAAGACAAGCGATCGATCATAACGCAAATGCCAAAGTTCCTGGAGGCGCTGCGTGCAGAGCTCATGAAGGATGACTCACCCATCTGGGATCCCAATTACCGTCCACCCAATTCATTTGTCATCCAGCAACGCAAGCGCAACCAGGAAGCGTCGGCACCACCAGCCCCTGGTGGCGGTGCAGCTGCCATTGGCGGCAATAAACGCTCAAGCGTGGGCGAACCGCTGCACAAGAGacccaaaaaggaaacaatcGAGCGTCCCATCAG TGAGAACTTGGATGATCTTCCTACAGATGTGGTAATGCGTGCCATGAAATCGGTCTCCGAGTCGAAGACAACAAACAAGGCGGAGATTCTCTTTCCGGTAAATGTATCGCGGGATGAGAACGTCAAGGCCGAGGAGCAGAAGCGCGCCATTGAGTTCCATGTGGTGGGCAACTCCCTAACGAAGCCGGTGGATAAGCAGACGGTACTGTGGCTGCTTGGCCTGCAGCTTGTCTTTGCCTACCAGCTTCCCGAAATGCCCCGCGAGTACATCAGCCAGCTGGTGTTTGACACAAAACACAAGACCCTTGCCCTGATCAAGGAGAGTCAGCCAATTGGCGGCATTTGCTTCAGGCCATTTCCATCGCAGGGTTTCACAGAGATTGTCTTCTGCGCCGTGACCATGGCTGAGCAGGTTAAGGGCTACGGCACACATTTGATGAACCACCTGAAGGATTACAGCATTCAGCGTGGCATTAAGCATCTGCTCACATTTGCCGATTGCGATGCCATTGGTTACTTTAAGAAGCAAGGTTTCTCCAAGGACATCAAGCTGGCACGTCCCGTCTATGCGGGATATATCAAAGAATACGACAGCGCCACATTGATGCACTGCGAGCTGCATCCAACCATTGTCAATACGCAATTTATTGCGG TGATAAGAAATCAGAGCGAAATTCTTAAGGAGCTCATTGCGCAGCGTCACAATGAAGTGCAGAAAGTTCGAACTGGTTTAACTTGCTTCAAGGAGGGTGTACGCTCCATACCGGTCGAGTCTATACCCGGCCTCATGGAAATCGGCTGGAAGCCACAAATGCGCCCCGCACGATCGGCCCGTCCCTTGGAGGAATCATCGGATCCGGAAAAACTGGCCACATCATTCGCTTCGGTGCTGCAATCCGTGCGTCAGCATACCACGGCATGGCCCTTTTTGCGGCCAGTAACAGCTGCCGAAGTGCCCGACTACTACGACCACATCAAGTACCCGATGGACCTGAAGACCATGGGCGAACGTCTCAAGAAGGGATACTATCAAACACGTCGCCTCTTCATGGCGGACATGGCGCGCATTTTCTCAAACTGTCGCTTCTATAACTCCCCAGACACCGAGTACTATCGCTGTGCCAACTCCTTAGAGCGTTATTTTCAAACGAAATTGCGCGAACTGGGACTGTGGGACAAATGA